The nucleotide sequence TACTGAGTCAGgtaagaccacacacacacctatgtgTCCGTCCCTAATCTCTGTCCCCCTGTCACTGTCTGTGTCCATCCCTAatctctgtccccctgtctctctctgtgtccgtcCCTAATCTCCATCCCCCTGTCACTGTCTGTGTCCGTCCCTcatctctgtccccctgtcccccaggTGCTAGGTCTAGAGTTCCTCCTGGGTAATGACTACTACTGGCCGGTGCTGCTGGGTCTGTCTGGAGCTCCTGCTGTGTTACAGTCTCTACTGCTGCCACTGTGTCCTGAGAGTCCCAGATACCTCTACATCAAGAGAGGCATGGTGGAGGAGGCCAAGAAGAGTACGTACTGTAGAAATATCAGCTCTCTCTTAGAAAATATATATGATCTGAATAAGAATAACCTGAATAAATAATAATTGAATAAAAATACACACATGCTGTATGTGCGTGCATTTGTAGGTCTGCGTCGTCTGAAGGGAGAGTATGACCCATCGGCTGAtctggaggagatgaggagggagaaggaggaggcggAGAAGGAGGCGCAAGTCTCTATCGCCGTCCTGGTACGTTCAATATCTCCTCTACTGAACATCTGGTGTATAGCTGTCTAATCATGTTGGTCTGGTCCTGTATTAATAATGTGATATGtgtctgtagtcctgtattaataatgtgatatgtatctgtagtcctgtattaataatgtgatatctgtctgtagtcctgtattaataatgaaatatgtctgtagtcctgtattaataATGAAATATGTCTGTAGTCCTGCATTAATAATGTGATATGTGTCTGTGGTCCTGTATTAATAATGTGATATGTGTCTGTGGTCCAGTATTAATAATGGAATATATCTGTAgtcctgtagtcctgtattaataATGAAATATGTCTGTAGGCCTGTATTAATAACGTGATATGtgtctgtagtcctgtattaataATGAAATATATCTGTAgtcctgtagtcctgtattaataATGTGATATGTCTGTAGACCTGTATTAATAATGTGACATGtgtctgtagtcctgtattaataatgtgatatgtatctgtagtcctgtattaataatgtgatatgtgtctgtagtcctgtattaataatgtgatatgtatctgtagtcctgtattaataATGTGATGTGTGTCTGTGGTCCTGTATTAATGCTGTAATAtgcctgtagtcctgtattaataATGTGATATGTGTATGTGGTCCTGTATTAATGCTGTAATAtgcctgtagtcctgtattaataATGTGATATGTGTCTGCAGACCTGTATTAATGCTGTAATAtgcctgtagtcctgtattaataATGTGATATGTGTCTGCAGACCTGTATTAATGCTGTAATATGCCAGTAGTCCTGTATTAATAATGTGATATGTGTATGTGGTCCTGTATTAATGCTGTAATAtgcctgtagtcctgtattaataATGTGATATGTGTCTGCAGACCTGTATTAATGATGTGATATGTCTGTGGTCCTGTATTAATAATGAGATATGTGTCTGCAGACCTGTATTAATAATGAGATATGTGTCTGCAGACCTGTATTAATGCTGTGATAtgtctgtagtcctgtattaattATGTGATATGTGTCTGCAGACCTGTATTAATGCTGTAATAtgcctgtagtcctgtattaataATGTGATATGTGTCTGCAGACCTGTATTAATGCTGTAATAtgcctgtagtcctgtattaataATGTGATATGTGTCTGCAGACCTGTATTAATGCTGTGATAtgtctgtagtcctgtattaataATGTGATATGTGTCTGCAGACCTGTATTAATGCTGTAATAtgcctgtagtcctgtattaataATGTGATATGTGTCTGCAGACCTGTATTAATGCTGTAATAtgcctgtagtcctgtattaataATGTGATATGTGTCTGCAGACCTGTATTAATGCTGTGATAtgtctgtagtcctgtattaataATGTGATATGTGTCTGCAGATCTGTATTAATGCTGTGATAtgcctgtagtcctgtattaataATGTGATATGTGTCTGCAGACCTGTATTAATGATGTGATAtgtctgtagtcctgtattaataATGTGATATGTCTGTGGTCTTCTAGGTGCGGTCGTCTCTCTACAGGCAGCAGCTGTTTGTAGCCCTGATGATGCATCTCTCACAACAACTGTCTGGAATCAACGCTGTGAgttactgagagagagggaacaactgTCTGGAATCAACGCTGTGAgttactgagagagagggggagagagggaacaactGTCTGGAATCAACGCTGTGAGTTactgagagagaggtggagagagggaacaacTGTCTGGAATCAACACTGTGAgttactgagagagagggggagagagggaacaactATCTAGAATCAATGCTGTGAgttactgagagagagggggagagagggaacaactATCTGGAATCAATGCTGTGAGTtactgagagagaggggcagagagggaacaactgtctgagagagagaatacaggaagaaaagagagggattGTGAATGAATGAGagagtgaagtgtgtgtgtgttgagtcacCAGTGAGTGTATTGTATCTTTGTATATTGTTTTATATTGTTTTATATTGTTTTATATAGTTTTAACAGCATGGATGAGTCAGATTGAGGTTTTTATGACTCTGCTTTACTGGATGGAAACATAATGTTTGTTTTTATCTCTTTAGATATTTTATTACTCAACAGCCATCTTTGAGAGAGCAGGAGTCACCCAGCCTGTCTATGCAACCATTGGAGTAGGAGTTATCAATACCGTCTTTACTATGGTGTCGGTACGGAAagacacgcgcacacgcacacgcgcgcacacacacacacacacacacttagacaaaCCATTTGTAGGTCAGTGATGCAAACAGTCATACTGTTTAAGTGaactaaaatgtgtgtgtgtgttgcaggtggCCCTAGTGGACAGGGCCGGCCGACGGACATTGACTCTGATTGGTTTAGGAGGGATGTGTATCTGTGCCGTCGCCATGACAGTCGGCCTCGTCTACCTGGTATGACCAATCAAAATGAattgtctctatctctctaccaaTAGGGTTTCAGTATCGAGAGTTACATTTCCTGTCTGTATATGACTGTTTCCTATGTTTGTTAACCATCTCTTGTTCCTCCAGAGTAAAATAattagtatttatttattttatttaacctttatttaactaggcaaggcagttaagaacaaattcttatttacaatgacggcctactaaaaggcaaaaggcctcctgcggggacgggggctgggataaaaaaaatatatataggacaaaacacacatcacgacaagagacaccacaacactacataaagagagacctaagacaacaacatagcatggcagcaacacatgacaacacagcatggtagcaaaaCCACATGacaacagcatggtagcaacacaacatggcagcagtgCAACATGATAGCAGTACAAAACATGGTAGAAACAtaattgggcacagacaacagcacaaaggtaagaaggtagagacaacaatacatcacgcaatgcagccacaactgtcagtatgagtgtccatgattgagtctttgaataaagagagggagataaaactgtccagtttgagtgttttttgcagctcgttccagtcgctagcagcaccgaactggaaagaggagcgacccggggatgtgtgtgctttggggacctttaacagaatgtgactggcagaacgggtgttgaatgtggaggatgagggctgcagtaggtatctcagataggggggagtgaggcctaagagggttttataaataagcatcaaccagtgggtcttgcgacgggtatacagagatgaccagtttacagaggagtatagagtgcagtgatgtgtcctataaggagcattggtggcaaatttggtggccgaatggtaaagaacatctagccgctcgagagagCACTCTTTGCAaaggttggtgtgaggtgtgacccaggtgcggtgcaggttagacagtaggcggtaggcagagatggtgaaacaaggaactttactgatggtcccgaagccaggatacaaaattaCGGACTTTACAcaaaaaagaaaggcggagcaaataagactccaaaaaacaggcagacagccaaaaatatgaaatactaactatgactgaaataataactaaacagggagaacacttctcacgtacctgtccatacgtcccgcgatcagacactgattagtactgcttggcatagtgaaactagcagggaataaatacacaggtgaatcagatagacacaggtgacaccaataggaagacacctagtgggtcgctccggaactgcgaccccctcctgtaacagtgccccCCTCCCCCAGACGAACTGCCCCAGCCGTTCACCTCtgttgttatcagccctgggtccagaatgtccctcctgtgCACCCAGGaattggagacccctccccatccgccggcagtccaggatccggtccacagtaaaagccgGCTGCCCTCCGACGAGGCGCAGCGGGGGGAACAGGACAAGGAGGtggagccaggggacaggtggtgACTGacttgaggagggacacatggaatgtgggatgcacccgcatggtggggggaagttgcaggcggtaggccactgggttgactcgACGGACCACTCTGAATGGCTAGACGAACTggggggacagcttcctggactccacgcggaggggaagatcccgcgtggagagccacaccctctgtcccggGCGATGCCTGCGGTTGGCCTGGAgttgagacctgaccgaggcTCGCTTAAGTACCGTccgtacctgcctccaggtgcggcgacagtgactgatgtgggcctggaccgacgtgaccaccgcctcctcctcttgctcggggaatgggggggttggtacccgtattggcactggaagggggacaggccggtggatgagcagagaagggtgttgtgggcgtactctgccCACGCCAGTTGTtgactccacgtagctgggtttctggaggcgtagcacctcagcaccacttccagatcctggttgacgcACTCCATCTGCCCATTCAactggggatggaagccggaagacaagctgacggaggcGCCGAGGCAGGTGGCGAACACCTTCAAGAACCTggaggtgaactgagggccacgatccgacaccacatcttggggaaggccatggacccggaaaacgtgctgcaccaccaacttagccgtctcccggtggaaatgaaatccagcgagatgtggAACCAGGGGCACTTGGGCATAGGCGggggtcggagcagccctgccgcgGGCTGACGTGAGCGCGCACACCGGGCTAGCAGCCACGAAGGCGCGCGTATCCCCAtcagcagatggccaccagaacctcctatgcaggaactccaacgtcctggcgccccacggatggctggtgaggtcagACGCGTGCGCCCACTGACGCAGTCGCGAGCGCgcagccttgggtacgtacatcctccccgatggacctccTCCCGGATCGGGCTACAgccgtagcgctgctctgaccagcctatagATTCCCCACAaaactggggcagcaatcagggcattggggacatttacattttacattttagtcatttagcagacgctcttatccagagcgacttagagttagtgagtgcatacatttttcatactggccccccgcgttgcaaacgccatgctctaccaactgagctacacggggggccaatggggtcgtccctctccaccaggtccacgggGTCGAACTGCCGGGAGAGCGCATTAGGCTTGGTGTTCTTCAACCCCGGACGGTATGAGATggtgaaccggaacctggtgaagaacaacgcccacctggcctggcgcgagttgagcctcttggctCCCTGACTGTAGGCtaagttcttgtggtcagtccatatgacaaatggatgggcggccccctctagccaatgtctccactcccccagggcgagattgaccgctagcagctcatggttccccacgtcgtaattccgctccgccggggaCAGCCGACAGGAGAAAAATGcgcaggggtgagtcttaccgtCCGTGAGGAACTGCTGGATcaggattgctcccaccgcaacgtctgaagtatccacctccacaatgaacggcagggacggatcaggatgcccgaggaccggggccgatgtaaaACGCTGCTTCAGCGCATCAAATGTGTTCCCCACTTCCGGGATCCAAGCGAAGGGGAGtggctagggagctaaaattgcgaaTGAACCGCCTATAAAAAtgttcactcatgtccttcgAAAATATGAGGAtatcatccaaatacacgaagacgctgtagtcgaggaggtcccggagcacgtcattgaccaacGCCTGGAACATCGCAAGTGCGTTGACTAGACCAaacggcatgacttggtactcgtaatgcccactgggtgtgttaaacgccgtcttccactcgttCCCCTTccgaatcctcaccaggttgtaggcattacgtaagtccagcttggtgaagacccgggctccctgcaacgactcgaatgccgtcgtcatcagggggagtgggtagcggttcttaaccgtgatgtcgttgagcgcccggtaatcaatgcagtagtttgggctgatgagtggtcggtggagaccggaacaggacGGGGGCGGTGCCTCCCTTCAGGATGAGCcgccccgtggaccagtctatccggggtttgtgggcgaccagccagAGGAGCCCGAGGACGAGGGGACACGCcagagagtccacaatgaaaaactgatatcctcccatagcccccccCCCGCCTCCTGGACACGCACGGGAACAGTGCgccgggtgatgaagcccgaccccaatggtcggccgtccaggcccatgactgGAACTGGctcggagagggagagtaacggaacgctccacccttAGGCCAGCCCCGCGTCCATCCGGTTTCCCTCAGCCCCCGACGGGGAGAAAAGTCTGGGAGTCTCTGGAGTTGAGGTTTCGGTTCCGGCTTgctagcacccctcccgatactagcgagccctcccatttcccggcttctccgggcatgagtcgcagtggtgacctgcctggccgcagtacaggcaacgtccctggCGCAGACGCCTCTGCCTTTCCATCCTGGACAGGTGCATCGTAcccagctgcatagcctcctcctgaggTGTCTCCTCCCTGAATCGGCGGAAAGCCTCCAGGTTGATAGGGGGACGCAGAGGCGCGCCTTGCGTCATGCCTCTCTCGTGCGCCCTCTCACGACGCCGATTGTCTACCCGCACCGAGAGGTCGATGAGGCCGTCCAGTcactcaggcagctccctgaaggagagttcaTCCTTCATCCCCTCTGATAGCCCCTTAGCGTAAAGGACgaccagggcggcctcctcccatcctgcctctcgagcccAGGTCAggaactccacggagtagtccgccaccgaacAGTCAACCTGCCGACAGGCCGTGAGCTGCCTCCCGGCCTCgtgccccgacaccacccgagaggtgtcgaacaccttgcgtagctcccgggtgaatAGGTAGGAATCGGAGCACgccggagtttggctctcccactccgtaatctagcatgggtaggatggttcatctgaatcagggttagtttgtcagctggggtgaaagaggagcgattacgatagaggaaaccaagtctagatttaaccttagcatgcagctttgatatgtgctgagagaaggacagtgtaccatcTAGTCATACTCCCTAGGActaagctctaaaccctcagaggtagtaatcacaccggtggggaagGGGgtattcttcttaccaaaccacattacctttgctttggaggtgttcagaacaaggttaagggcagagaaaccTTGTTGGATACTAAGAAAGACTTTGTTGTAGAGTGTTCAACACataatccggggaggggccagccgAGTATATgactgtgtcatctgcatataaatggatgagagagcttcctactgcctgagctatgttgttgatgtaaattgagaagagcgtggggcctaggattgagccttggggtactcccttggtgacaggcagtctgagacagcagatgttttGACTTTATACACTttactctttgagagaggtagttggcaaaccaggccaaagacccctcagagacaccaatactccttagccggcccacaagaatggaatggtctaccgtatcaaaagcatTAGCCAAGTCAAttaaaatagcagcacaacattgcttagaattaagggcaatggtgacatcatttaggacctacaaggttgcagtgacacatccataacctgagcagaaaccagattgcataccagaggtattcacctctcctctcctccccagagTGTCTACTCCTGGATGTCCTACGTCAGCATGTCGGCCATCTTCCTGTTTGTGTGTTTCTTTGAGATCGGCCCTGGTCCCATCCCCTGGTTCATCGTGGCTGAGTTATTCAGTCAGGGCCCCAGGCCTGCTGCTATAGCTCTGGCTGGCTGCACCAACTGGACCAGCAACTTCATCATAGGCATGACCTTCCCTTACATAGAGGTAAGATGCATGggcggacggacagacggactgCGGGACGGACAGACAGATCGACAGACCCATTAACttaccctccatctctctctctctctctctctctctctttccctctacccTCCACCTCTCCCGCCAGGCTCTGTGTGGTAGCTATGTGTTCGTCCTGTTTGCGGTGCTGTTGTTTGGTTTCACTGTGTTCACCTACCTGCGTGTGCCGGAGACCAAAGGGAAGACATTTAAGGAGATAGCAGCTGTGTTCCAGAAGGGAAGGAAACAGACACCAGGAACCAAGAAGACTGGAACTGGTACTGgaactggtactggtacttccacCGAGCTGGAGCAGCTCAAATCAGACTCCCACGCCTGACACTCTCATTAGTCCAGGGGGATCCAACACTGTTCCAGCCCTGCACTAACATATCTTAATAGCTTAATCTGGTGTCTTACTGCAGGGCTGGCATGATTAGCTGTGTGACAGAATGTAAATGATGAAAGTCCTAAATCATATTGCCATCTATATAGTCGTTTACTTCCATGAACAACTCCTGACATGACTATCTTTACATATCTCATACacagggcccagagtttttcctgctcAGGATAAAACAGCCAGAAAAACTCCTGTCTCTACTGTATCATGCATGTACAGTACAATAGTGAGAAAGACAGTAGATGGTTTTGTTTCTAGAGGCTACATTGTCCTGTTATTTACCACGTTCAATGTGTTTCTGACTGAATGTATTTACACAAGTTGAATGTCAACAAATGGGACTTTAGGATGACTATTAATAAATGACTACAAAGATAGTGCAATGAAGActggaatgacacacacacaagcatgcacacacacatgtatgcattctctgtctctgtctttgttctctctctctgtctctgtctctttgtctctgtctctttgtctctctctctttgtctctctctctttgtctctctctctttgtctctctctctctgtctctgtctctctctatatctctttgtctttgtctctgtctctctctatatctgtctctgtctctgtctctgtctctgtctctctgtctttgttctctctctctgtctctgtctctgtctctttgtctctctctctctgtcgctgtctctctctatatatctttgtttctttgtctctctctctctctctctctctctctcctgccagaTGGCTGTTAATGTTAAACCCAGAGGAAATTAATTGCAAACACTTTTATCAACAGACTCAGacaggcacatgcacacacacacacacacacacacacacactctcacacacacacatacacatacacacacacacaaagcaaacCCCACCAGAGCAGAATTAACTCTAATAGCTGGTTGGGTCAATTGTCATCTTAGATGGCTGCTCTCTACGTAAGCTAGAGTTTTACCTGATCATGTGACCTAGTGAAATAATATTATTATGTCCATGTTAGGAAGGAAGACTTTGCATGCCTGCATTGTTGGATTGGAACTGTGAGTTATTAAATTAGACTAAGGACACTCACCTCAACTTCATTATTGATAGAACACACAACCAATGAGACCAACCAACATTTGCTAAAGAAGAACGTGTGGCCTGGCAACAACGTTAGCCGTTGGCATTGCCGCTGTAAATAAATAAAGGTTGAGTTAAGATGTTTGTTAGGTGTCTGAGTAAAGTTGACGTACACTTCCAGACCCCTTTACTCCCTTCCTCATGCACACTCATGGGGTAATAGCAGCAAGGCTGTGGTATTTACTGTATTGTTGACcttttcacagctaggagttgtTGCCAAGACACTATTGCTGCTATACTATGGCCTCAGGAGCCAGTATGTTCAAGATACCAACATGACTAGAGCTGTGAACCTGAATCAACAGAAGGTTCTGTTGTGTCCAGCCTATAGAgggcagtgatacagcccatGGTTGGGGTATGTTTTTATCAGAAACCTTTACTCAAAAACGTATGCACATACAAGCTAGACTTGGAGGACCCTGGAATTTGTTGTTCAGAATTGCTATATGTGTCAATTAGTATTTCTAATAGATGTTTCATTTATGTACAATTTTGCAGGCGCCACAACACCCACGTAGCAAATCGTTATGGAAAGCCTGTCAAGGTTGGAGTTTGGCGACCTGGCGTTGATGATAATGCATAGATCGGTAGAGGCAGGTACAAGGGATTTCCCACAGGGTCGGGAAGTATCAGCATCCGAGTGACAGATGACTCAACTGGGAGACCAGCCTCAACGAGGGGGCCAAATATGGTACAGTCTGGACAGAAGCGTAGAAAATATGGGTGTGGAGTGCATATCTGTCAATCATTATTGGTGAATGAATGCCTTAAGTGAGTGCACCATGTACTCTGTTACCTCACTCTCTGTAATGGAAGAAACCAGTTAAGATGTTAAAGGTTTTGTTCTGTTGTCATCTTTAGTATTCATTTAGAACAGATAACTTCTATTTCGTTGATATTTCACCATGTTCAGAGATGGCACATCAGAACCATAGCACAACATGTTGCCACTATATAGCCATGATGATAGGAGGATGgggtcattgtaatggctggaatggaataaattgaaCTGTATCAAACACATCACACATATGGAAACCAGATGTCTGACTCTGTTcctttaattccattccagccatcataatgagcccgtcctcctatagctcctcctaccagcctccactgatagccAACAGACAGGACTGCAAAATTTGAAGGTAATCGGAATAGTTTTATTAGCCACACATACAAGGTTCTAGGAAATTGTCTTGGTGTCACTTAAAATGTCTATACATGAGAAACAAAAAAACACGATACATGTGTGTACAACAACACTGAAGTCATTGAAGTGATGGAAGGTGTAAAGTAATGCAACATTACTGTTAGCTGAAGTGATGGAAGATGTAAAATAATGCATCATTACTGTAACTGAAGTGATGGAAGGTGTAAAGTAATGCAACATTACTGTTAGCTGAAGTGATGGATGGTGTAAAGTAATGCAACATTACTGTAGCTGAAGTGATGGACGGTGTAAAGTAATGCATCATTACTGTTAACTGAAGTGATGGAAGATGTAAAATAATGCAACATTACTGTTAGCTGAAGTGATGGACGGTGTAAAGTAATGCAACATTACTGTTAGCTGAAGTGTTGGACGGTGTAAAGTAATGCATCATTACTGTAACTGAAGTGATGGACGGTGTAAAGTAATGCAACATTACTGTTAGCTGAAGTGATGGACGGTGTAAAGTAATGCATCATTACTGTAACTGAAGTGATGGAAGGTGTAAAGTAATGCAACATTACTGTTAGCTGAAGTGATGGACGGTGTAAAGTAATGCAACATTACTGTTAGCTGAAGTGATGGACGGTGTAAAGTAATGCATCATTACTGTTAGCTGAAGTGATGGAAGGTGTAAAGTAATGCAACGTTACTGTTAGCTGAAGTGATGGAAGATGTAAAGTAATGCATCATTACTGTAACTGAAGTGATGGACGGTGTAAAGTAATGCAACATTACTGttagtgtgacaggttaaaggacatattcatagcctgttatacactaaaaagtattagtaagttcatggtatgtaaggatcttaaaatatctaaggttaaaaagagaatgcatccagtactacttcatagagattgataaaatgcataaatgtgtttaaaatccgtcaagagtcaaagggttaatattgtaagaggaatgtgtaaatgttatattgactactttattttgtggtgcctaatttaagggtaaaagtgttcatctatgatctactaaatgctcttaatctatgagcctgagatcgattgctctggtctccacccaacttcctgggggaatcgcggtctttttctcattacactaaatttgtcagtgaggaaacataactgcgtcacgttcgtgattatttctcccctttttcaggtacgttattgatatgaaacgagttaatttgaatgtaataacttgctaacctgtgaagagagtttaaggtatgtgttagtaacatcttgaggaagttagagttaagttgaagagagttattaggtgcgtgtgt is from Coregonus clupeaformis isolate EN_2021a unplaced genomic scaffold, ASM2061545v1 scaf3739, whole genome shotgun sequence and encodes:
- the LOC123490361 gene encoding solute carrier family 2, facilitated glucose transporter member 2-like, which codes for VLQQLTGTLALAVFSAVLGSLQYGYSLGVINAPQKVIEQHYGRSLGVLPEERLLSENDTETRKQEVHPSVVMYWSLSVSIFSIGGVVSSFLVGFVGDLRGRVKGMLMVNVLAVIAGLLMGMAKMWKPHILVIAGRCVMGFYCGLSSGLVPMYIGEIAPMAYRGALGTLHQLAIVTGILLSQVLGLEFLLGNDYYWPVLLGLSGAPAVLQSLLLPLCPESPRYLYIKRGMVEEAKKSLRRLKGEYDPSADLEEMRREKEEAEKEAQVSIAVLVRSSLYRQQLFVALMMHLSQQLSGINAIFYYSTAIFERAGVTQPVYATIGVGVINTVFTMVSVALVDRAGRRTLTLIGLGGMCICAVAMTVGLVYLSVYSWMSYVSMSAIFLFVCFFEIGPGPIPWFIVAELFSQGPRPAAIALAGCTNWTSNFIIGMTFPYIEALCGSYVFVLFAVLLFGFTVFTYLRVPETKGKTFKEIAAVFQKGRKQTPGTKKTGTGTGTGTGTSTELEQLKSDSHA